Proteins encoded in a region of the Phoenix dactylifera cultivar Barhee BC4 chromosome 3, palm_55x_up_171113_PBpolish2nd_filt_p, whole genome shotgun sequence genome:
- the LOC120110115 gene encoding pentatricopeptide repeat-containing protein At4g38150-like, translating into MDSPKEPTDPASFQMSWSRSWPPGSELRPKPPLSLSLSARGFAASSSSGSSLTNPTTSFDWSDDKNDGEDGTATAKSKKKTTTVDNKSRNLPPPYDPFSKKPVIEEPSDPSNLPEIFHKMCTEGLTNHAVKMFDALSKDGLTHEALELFSVIKDKGSMPDVVAHTAVIEAYANAGGHSKDTLRTFDRMLVSGVSPNAYTYTILIKGLTRDDKLPEAQKYLLEMIGKGMWPNAGTYQAVPGTARLVSGTARAGPGMARHPTGLGPCRA; encoded by the coding sequence GCCCAaacctcctctctccctctccctctccgccCGTGGCTTCgccgcctcttcctcctccggtTCCAGCTTGACCAACCCCACCACCTCCTTCGACTGGTCTGACGACAAGAATGACGGCGAGGACGGCACCGCCACCGCCAAGTCgaagaagaagacgacgacGGTCGACAACAAAAGCCGCAATCTTCCCCCACCCTATGATCCCTTCAGCAAGAAGCCGGTGATCGAGGAGCCCAGCGACCCGTCCAACCTCCCGGAGATCTTCCACAAGATGTGCACCGAGGGCCTCACCAACCACGCTGTCAAGATGTTTGACGCCCTGTCCAAGGACGGCCTCACCCACGAGGCCCTCGAGCTCTTCTCCGTCATCAAGGACAAGGGCTCGATGCCCGACGTCGTCGCCCACACCGCCGTCATCGAGGCCTATGCCAACGCCGGCGGCCACTCCAAGGACACCCTCCGCACCTTCGACCGCATGCTCGTCTCCGGCGTCTCCCCCAACGCCTACACCTACACCATCCTCATCAAGGGCCTCACAAGGGACGACAAGCTCCCCGAGGCCCAGAAGTACCTGCTCGAGATGATCGGCAAGGGGATGTGGCCCAACGCCGGCACCTAccaggccgtgccaggcacggcccgtctcgtgtCTGGCACAGcccgtgccgggcccggcatgGCCCGCCACCCCACAGGCctagggccgtgccgggcttag